The following coding sequences are from one Zonotrichia albicollis isolate bZonAlb1 chromosome 13, bZonAlb1.hap1, whole genome shotgun sequence window:
- the PSMD7 gene encoding 26S proteasome non-ATPase regulatory subunit 7, producing MPELAVDRVVVHPLVLLSVVDHFNRIGKVGNQKRVVGVLLGSWQKKILDVSNSFAVPFDEDDKDDTVWFLDHDYLENMYGMFKKVNARERIVGWYHTGPKLHKNDIAINELMKRYCPNSVLVIIDVKPKDLGLPTEAYISVEEVHDDGTPTSKTFEHVTSEIGAEEAEEVGVEHLLRDIKDTTVGTLSQRITNQVHGLKGLNSKLLDIRSYLEKVALGKLPINHQIIYHLQDVFNLLPDVNLQEFVKAFYLKTNDQMVVVYLASLIRSVVALHNLINNKIANRDAEKKEGQEKEESKKERKDEKEKDKEKSDGKKEEKKEKK from the exons ATGCCGGAGCTGGCCGTGGACAGGGTGGTCGTGCACCCGCTGGTGCTGCTCAGCGTCGTCGATCACTTCAACAG GATAGGAAAAGTGGGAAATCAGAAGCGAGTGGTTGGagtgctgctgggctcctggcagaAGAAGATCCTGGATGTGTCCAACAGTTTTGCAG TACCCTTTGATGAGGATGACAAGGATGATACTGTGTGGTTCCTGGACCATGACTACCTGGAGAACATGTATGGAATGTTTAAGAAGGTCAATG CCAGAGAAAGAATCGTGGGGTGGTACCACACGGGCCCCAAGCTGCACAAGAACGACATCGCCATCAACGAGCTGATGAAGAGATACTGCCCCAACTCT GTGCTGGTGATCATTGATGTGAAGCCAAAGGACCTGGGGCTGCCCACAGAAGCCTACATCTCCGTGGAGGAGGTCCATGAT GACGGCACCCCGACCTCCAAGACCTTTGAGCACGTGACGAGCGAGATTGGTGCTGAGGAGGCCGAGGAGGTGGGAGTGGAGCACCTGCTGAG GGACATCAAGGACACCACGGTGGGCACGCTGTCCCAGCGGATCACAAACCAGGTCCATGGCTTGAAGGGACTGAACTCCAAACTTCTGGACATCAGGAGCTACCTAGAGAAAGTAGCCCTGGGCAAACTCCCCATCAACCACCAGATCATCTACCACCTCCAGGACGTCTTCAACCTGCTCCCAGACGTGAACCTGCAGGAGTTTGTTAAGGCCTTTTACCTGAAGACCAACGACCAGATGGTGGTGGTGTACCTGGCCTCGCTCATCCGCTCCGTTGTGGCCCTGCACAACCTCATCAACAACAAGATTGCCAACAGGGATGCGGAGAAGAAGGAAGgacaagaaaaagaagaaagtaaaaaggagagaaaagatgagaaggagaaggacaaggagaagAGTGATGgcaagaaagaggagaaaaaggagaagaaataa